In bacterium, the DNA window CGGAGGGTCGAAGCCCTGTTCCCGGTCGAGGATCCGGAAGCCCAGCACCGGCTCGAGGAGATCCTCGATCTGTGCCGGGCCGACGATCACCTGTCGTGGGTGCTCCAACCGGACGGTACCTACGAGCCACGGGGCCAGAAGCGAGGCCTCGATCTCCACCAGGCGCTCACGGATCTGGCCCTGGAACGATCCCGCACCGCTCGGAACCGGTGATCCGATGCCCGACCTGATACTGCTCCGGCATGCCAAGTCGGACTGGACGGCACGCTACGGCGCCGATCAGAGCCGCCCCTTGAACAAGCGGGGGGTCCGGTCGGCCCGAGCCGTCGGCGAGTTCATCTCCCGCTACCGGCTGGCGCCCGAGTTGGTACTCGCTTCGCCGGCGGTCCGCACTCAGACCACGGCCGAGTTGGCCGCCGAGGCGGGAGGGTGGGACAGCCGTATCGAAGTTGCTCCGGAGCTCTACGGCGCCGGCCCTGCGGATGTCCTCCAACTGGTTCAGAAGGTCACCGGGGTGGAACGCCTCATGGTGGTCGGGCACGAGCCCACCATGTCCGGCATGCTCGAGTACCTGACCGGACACCAGATCCGGGTGACCACCGCAACGCTGGCCTACATGCGTTCCCGTTACGTCTCCTGGTCCGATCTGGGACGGGGCTCGGCCCGCCTGGAGTTGCTGATCAGGCCCCGCCTACTGATGGATTGAGGCTTCCGCCACCCACAGCCGGAACGACATCTCGGCTTCGAGCGTGGCGGTGGTAGAGGGGGACTCGAAGGACCGAACGTGCGTGCGGAGTGTGGCGGAATGGTCAGTCGAGGGAGCGGGTCACCGTATCCACGATCCGGGCTACGGATGGGATGGTGGCATCCTCCAGGATGTCGGAGGCCGGCAAGGGTATGTGGTCCGTGGTGATCCGCACCACCGGCGAGTCGAGGTCGTAGAAGGCCTCCTCGGCGATTATCGACACCACCTCGGCGCCCCATCCGCACAGCCGCGGGTTCTCCTCGACCGTGAACACCCTCCCGGTCTCGGCAACCGTCGAGAGGATGGTCCGGGTGTCCAGGGGCACAAGGCAGCGCAGGTCGACCACGGTCGCCTCGACCCCCCGGGCCGACAGCTCGTCGGCTGCCTGCAGGGCCTTGGGAACCATGGCCGCCAGCGCCAGGATGGTGGCGTCCGATCCGGACCGCACGACCGATGCCTCGCCCAAACGCCCTACCAGTTCACCGTCCGGCACCTCTCCCCGGCTGGCGAACAGGCCCTTGTGCTCGAAGAAGATCACCGGATCGGGGTCGCGAACCGAGGCGGCCATCAGGGCGATCACGTCTCTCGGGGTGGAGGGCGCCACCACTTTGAGGCCGGGTACCGACATGGCCCAATTCTCCAAGCTCTGGGAGTGCTGGGCGCCGAACCGCACCCCGCCGCCGTTGGCGGTACGGATGACCAGCGGCAGAGCGACCTGGCCGTCGGTCATGTACCTGGTCTTGGCGATCTGGTTGGCCACCAGATCCCAGCAGGTGGCCAGGAAGTCCGAGAACATGATCTCGGCCACCGGCCGGAGACCGTTCATGGCGGCGCCCATAACCGCGCCGATGATCGCCTCCTCCGAGATGGGAGTGTCACGGACCCGCCGCTCGCCGAATTTCTCCAGCAGGCCCGGTGTGGTCTTGAAGACCCCGCCGGCGGCCGC includes these proteins:
- a CDS encoding histidine phosphatase family protein, translating into MPDLILLRHAKSDWTARYGADQSRPLNKRGVRSARAVGEFISRYRLAPELVLASPAVRTQTTAELAAEAGGWDSRIEVAPELYGAGPADVLQLVQKVTGVERLMVVGHEPTMSGMLEYLTGHQIRVTTATLAYMRSRYVSWSDLGRGSARLELLIRPRLLMD
- a CDS encoding alpha-ketoacid dehydrogenase subunit beta; this encodes MAELITYREAVARALAQEMERDDTVYLIGEDVAAAGGVFKTTPGLLEKFGERRVRDTPISEEAIIGAVMGAAMNGLRPVAEIMFSDFLATCWDLVANQIAKTRYMTDGQVALPLVIRTANGGGVRFGAQHSQSLENWAMSVPGLKVVAPSTPRDVIALMAASVRDPDPVIFFEHKGLFASRGEVPDGELVGRLGEASVVRSGSDATILALAAMVPKALQAADELSARGVEATVVDLRCLVPLDTRTILSTVAETGRVFTVEENPRLCGWGAEVVSIIAEEAFYDLDSPVVRITTDHIPLPASDILEDATIPSVARIVDTVTRSLD